Part of the Nicotiana sylvestris chromosome 2, ASM39365v2, whole genome shotgun sequence genome, tgaactcTTTTTTTGTTTCGTATGActttaacttgattccaaaaaagggaggtcaaagaaatcagttcaggctcaaaaggggtaccaAATGGTATAAAGTATTTGGATAGCTGAAAGATGGCCTCCCAacccctgaaaatgccaagtacaacacatgtaacttaaaaatgaaaaagaagatcatgcacaatatttctttttcAGCTTTGGCATTGATATCACTAATATGCTTTTCACcttttttagtgccttgtcaagtacataACTCTCATTGGGTGATTTCTTCTTCACGATGGATACCCTCAGTCTGTTTGGAGCAAACtcccttgactttatcttgtaaattGAGGTGTACTCGAACTAAAAACTGCTCACTTCAAATTGTTGGGACACACTCTCTTATAACAaattcttgtcatcctattaacttcccaaattatatgccccagtttcacacaattcgggctttaaGTGATCttaaaatgcctttacttatttccctcaaatgtctcTATCATCTTCAAAtttatttcattgcttcatgactaaactaacttttaagaccaggctgagaattacgcgtgcatttcatgtcactagagtcagcatgaaaagaactataaaagggaaagagaactaaacaaacactgactagaaataacagaaaacaggaaattgcattagaaagatggtgaaagggtttgaataacaaaacaagtaaaataagttggggttacaaccctggaacaaaaccagacaacactaaacgagctactacgactaaacaaactaggcaaaataaaaggatagaagggtttgagtcacaagacaatatccggattacaaccttgaaaataacccggacaacaaaatacaataaaataaaccaccaaggcTCCTCCCCGGCTTGCCAAgagatggagcgtctttccaattaccaaacacgatatcttagccactgggttccacatcaatattgccaataccattaacaacttcaatatcattaacttcagtcagcaagttcccaagaggattctcatgctccctgtcactgtccttgatcacaattaccccttcttgaatcattctttctattttccttttcaaagcacgacaatcttcaatgctatgcacTTAGacgttagagtggtacatgcatcgtacagtaggatcaaaaccttttgcatatgagtCTAGAGTATAGctgaggagcggctcaatcaggccagaatgctttagcttttcaaacaagcttgtgtaggactccccgattggcgtgaaactatttcttttcctttattccCCTCATTGCCCCTATTTTCTAGGGTTGTTAGGTGCTcgaaatgttgtgaaggcaagagtGCATTATGCAGTGCTGGCGCTCGCCATATGGAGTAACCCAATGGTTGGACAAAtgaccggacattgttcggaggataatactgaggtggattatgtggagcttggggataggtttggggttggggtTGAGGCTGAGTATATTGGTGAGGTGGACCCGTTGAACCATGTCCTGATCCTGAGAgaaccatggcaacatcatcatgttccttctgacccagcaaGCTTCTTGTGTTGTTttgaattgcttgtgttgtggcttttaaagcagaataactcatgatcttgctagacttcagcccatcttctaccatttctcctatttttaccacatcattaaaaggctTACCCACAACTgagatcaaatgcccaaagtaagttggctcttgagcttgaagaaagtactcgaccatctctttttcttccattGGGGGATTGACTCTGGCAGCTTTCTCTCTCCATCTGAGCCCGTATTCCTTAAagctttcactaggcttcttttCCATCTTGGTGAGGGACATACGATCCGAGACAATTTctatattatactgaaagtgCCGGGAAAAGAcctgagccatatcgtcccataTGTACCACTTGTTAacgtcttggcgggtgtaccattccaGAGATGCCCTACTCAAACTctggctgaaatacgccatcaatagTTTGTCTTTCCCACCggcgcctctcatcttactgcagtaaCCTCTCAAATGGGCCACAGGATCTCTGTGCCTGTCATACAAATCAacctttggcatcttaaacctaGCAGGCAATTGGACGTCATGAAACaaacacaagtctttgtaagacacgctcatctggctccctatcccttgtatgtttcttaaagactgatctaagattttcaccttcctggatatctcatcttgctctaCTGTCTTAGCATGCTTTTCagtttcaccgggaggctcaaaatgaggagtgtgAGAGAATGGATCcgagactttgaaagttggttctggagcataatgttgggcatcggggactttgaacacaatctcgttagaggatcgaggaaaagtagctggaggaggagctacaagagcatgagtggccaaaggagcgggatatgaggtgaTTTTGGTTGgtagagtgtgaaaaggttgtggggtgaTATCAGTAGCAGTGAGAATCTGGATTTGTGATAGTGGTGGGaagttgcagggttttcagtgtagttagcaaggaatgaaggtggaggataccccctgatccaagactgatacatttctaCCATTTGCTGTTTCAACATTTGGACCTCCACTTTCAATTcagactccgactccacaaactccctcgatgggtcaacaactcttgtgtccaagtctttgctagccatgactaccttgctctttgaccttgtgttgtatggaagagttaccagtttaaaaaccacaaaccaaccacccttatGCTATAATGAGgataacaaagaggaacaaaatgaagtcatcatgttagGGTTAgagcatttaacagctaaaaatattacattacgtgcaatgcacctagcaacaattaacggttctagaatgacttcgagggtcactaggtcacttggcatcatcccaattttgttcccTTCAATCTCCTCTTTtcgtttcttttctagcacttgcttgctcatttttcttcctttttttccttctaattatcactcttttctttcctctcatttctcacatctcataatttcatcttttttttccttttcactttttttaattttatttttctttttttttccgatATTTTTTCagatattttttccttttaaataaaaaaatgattcgattgaaccctatgtaggttgcctacgtattatgatgccgcatgaatcagatctttgcgtagttcggaaaaATCAAGAATAGACTAATtaaactaacgttctctttttttaatgactactctgatgagaaaagagaaataaaagaagcaaatccctttttttgaattttctagacttaatgttctataacctattctaaactcaagcttaacgagcatatattttttccttttttttttgaaacagatACTCTATGATAAATTATTACGGAAAAaacctagaagagaaaaatattttttgtttcttttttttaggaaggaaatctaaagaataaaacgaagaaaaatattttgaattttcacttgatatccctgaagaaagatttcgaaatgagaaatgaacaagataaaaaaatatttttggatttcagttttgatTATCTAAGGGAGAAACTCTGAAGACAAACAAAAGATAAATTATGTTTTTTTATGTATAATGTtctaaagttctagtgaaaataaaaagaatacttttttttgtattttattaaaTTTCCCAAAGAAGGAcctcaaaagaatttttttttgttttttggaattgatatcttaaagaaaacttctaaagagGTATTAAAAGTAaacacttttttttaaaatttttagtctcaatatactaaaggaattataaaagcaatttttattttgagttctaaaTATTAATGTCCTAAAGGAAAACCAActcaaaagaatttttttctttttttcttttaatttctagaattagtattctaaagaaaacatctaacggaaatataaaaatgtaaaatcttttttttgACTTATAACACTTCTTTtaaaatacaaaataggaaaCACAATAACAAAAAACTCAAAAACTTAACTAGACTATGAAAGACTCTAATTACTGTACAAAATTAGAAGGTGAAAGgcgacataaaaagaaaaacagactcaaaacataaaataaataaataaataaatagaatcTCCTTAAGCGACTCCTAAATGAGCGATCCTTACTGAATGGTCCTGGAGTGTCTGACATGCTCAAACTCCGATAAGTGGACCCAcgcctgtatgagaaaattaagaccaaataaagttaaagacctaaaacgctatgtgagacaataacccttcctgtcggacacatgcaagacattattgtgactatttttctaaaattaatctatgtggctaaaagtggaTAAAATGCAAGATTTGACTAAGACctcgcgaagccaagaacctaagactcactaggaagatcGGACCCTATGTAGGTTCCCTacatatcacgccccgaaagacgagaatcaggtatgttTAGTtcaggcagattggatacgggcaagaattaaaaaaataactaatttagaaaaaaatatattttttgtctttttttgaaTAATGATGacacatgtaaaatctttttggaattgatttttgaaaaaatgatggGGAAAGTGCagaatctttttggattttctcattttcattttttttttggttttttcttgaaaaagtgtcaaagaaaattataactgggccctacttgcctcattttcacacttcaccctttttttctttttttcatttgccctcaactatcattgttccgccaaatgacctttttacccttgaagattgcaacatgtagctcataggatgcatcaagatgatcttttattttgggtacacctgtcctagacggacccaacccctgtgttgagtcccctaagtcaaatgcacgttgtgagcacgtgatttttgcttcacggaaactactccaaaagaaatcgaaaaagaaataaaacaagttaccttcgggtacaattttgagaatttgcgtgacattttgatagttgttttgtccgtaaatgctcgccttgctatagttaaaaatacaaaaatacatgttgcatgcatttaggaataaatggtacatttaggaattaattaaccataatttggttttaaaagcgaaaatcacaaaaatatgtattttattctatttgttgtcatggtaattttattaaatgttttaattcgtgcgttaattattataggtgttaaataatatgtgtgtaattttattttgattttataatttatttaggacttttgtttaattttgataattaaagaaagaagaaaaatgggtgaaaataaAGGAAATCGAGATTGGGCCACCCTAGGTGGAcccaaatccaggcccaaaacaaccccatacccGGTCCAATTTGGTCAAGCTTTGAGACGCCTCAAACGGCGTCGTATTGGTGCCTTTTAAtcagccgttggattaaatcaatccaacggccaggatttcaTCTCCCTTACCCGTTACCTGAACCCGACCCGTTTTCTGGTTCGAACTGACccccctacttaaccaaacgacgccgtgttGGTTAACTCCCctaatcctggccatcgatcttgattgatccagcggccaggattaaaccacccaccccgtatataagACCCAATCCatcaccccacgccccaaaccaaaccccccctcgcCTACTATTCATCTTCGTCCCAGAAAcccccctcaaaccctagccgccttaggattCCCCCACCGTAAACCCGACAACCACGACTCCGATgactaccaaaataacacccctgatgcacccaaccaccctgaacacgaatccgttaaccatttgcctcgaatcaccctacaacttctcgaatcttcgattgaaggttcgagcaaaaaaCCTAACTCACCCCAACCAAACCCAAATTCACATCGTTCATCTTCCTGACCTTCCTCACCCCCTGAATGaccttggttccgttcgaatctaaccagaaaggCTCGAACCCCTAATTCaagccccaagaaccctagaactcaGATCTGTGGGGGTCTGTCCAAATCAACAAAAggattggggtctaatagactgtAACCgaggtattctcagttgagaacacttcgattaaagtccattcgaccccaaaaatgGTCGTGTCCGAGTTCGAGCTTGGGTCAGTTTTGATTTCAAAACCCTGAGgtaatttttcccttttcttttgttctcaTATGACTTCTATGtgttttcatgtttagtttagtttgttttgatttttctgtCAAGTCTGTGAATCCTGAGgtaatgtttagtttgttttgtgtgttttattgattgtttgttgtcgattatagcttgtatagtcgtttaaataagtgtcgtcaattaatttgtttttgaaaattaGAGGAAACAAGACAGTAGCTCATTAATACCCTCCATGTATGTTTGCCAGCACCACATTTGTATGCTAACTTATAATGAACCTGTTGAATATGATCAGTCTTATCTTTGAACTAGACTACTCATTTGTTCAGTGACCTCATGATCTTCATAGTCTGCTATGGAAGCCTATTCATCACTGCTTTGATCTTAGCCTGTTGGCTGTTGCTTGTTTGCATTCTGGTTCtgagttggtcaggattggctcccaatatgaccaactcatttGGTTTGATTGACACCCCTTTGTGATCTAATTTTGAGTTTAACTTAGGCTAGGAATTGGGATAACTGTAGAAATCTTACAGACCAACCTGAAATCAGTGTTAGACTTAAGTTGATACAGTCAGTTCAGTGATTAGCTAAATTCAGAGGGGTTTATATACTGACTGTTAAGAGTTAggataatacagtaatatgcaagagTTAAGGGGTAATTTTGGGAGTTTAGTAGCATGTTAACAGGCTGTAAAGTTGGGGtctgcctaggggtcatttgttaaacttattttaatgacaatggggaacaaaacaacaagcatgagaattaagtgaatattataataaacccataactcttgattagagcaataggacaagcatggggaacaGAATAGCTTACATCAAGAAAAGGCACTTAGGCATGGGAATTGAAGGGTATGGGTAGACCTAGAGGCTGTGAAGTTCTAGGCAGACCTTAGGGGTCTCTTTCAGGTTATAAATAGAGCTATTTTTGGCTAAGAAAGGGGCTGGACAGttttaagagagaaaagaaaagcaaacacAAGGTTGGTCTTTCAACCTTTAGAGGACAATCTGTTTCAGAGTGATATAGAGTTAAGAGTGTGCTGGATTTTGAACATAACAATCAGAGGCTACTGCTTTTCTGCATCTGTTTCCTTCTCTGCTTTGCCTGTATTTGTTTTGGGGTGCTGCTGGGCTGCAAACTGGGTTCTTTGTCTTGGTGTTAAAAAATCTGTCAATGGGTTGTTGCTGCTGAGTACTGTTTTCTTGTTGCTACTGttgctgtgtatgctactgcttccactgatcattcctcttcttcttttgctttcccaaataccaggtacaccactgatacactgtcaatgtaagctgaaagttGAAACATGAATACAGAAATGAAGAGCTGAAGTTGTTTTTTTCGAATCTGTTTCAGTCTGTATATTGAACATTAAAGTTGTATATATAATAGTTCATATCTTCCATTAGGATAATGAAGGTAGTCATCATGTATAATTAGACATCACGTATGGCTACTTAGTATCACATGATGTATGTATGTTGGTAGATAGAAAAGAAGTGAGAATGTAGTAAACAATATCTGGAATTTTAGTTGTGTTTGTGATTAGCATATCTTCTAACGCATGTTAAGTGTTAAACTGTCCATTGCTAGTTAATCTCACTCCATTTAGCGGGCTGCCTCGCTATAACTTGCAACAATACCATTAGAATAAAATAACACCAGTTTCCATTTCAGCCTTATAAATGTTGGGCCTGAGTCGAATGGACTAACAAGCCCTTATAGGAAAAggaatggcccaggtccagtccaTACATTGTGCGCTGGGCCTGGGCCCATAATATCTAAACGACTTCCCAGACACACGTTCATGTTTcggattttgcaaatcatattcggaacccgactataactaacttgtaagcatgtaaataaagttggacagttcttcttctttcattattagagacaaactcaatagaaaacatagccactataggatgaccttttaaataaaaaggagacgagcctcgccaaataaaatgcatatattgcggggccctcacaaaaatgtatgggttgattacttagaactcgggataggctgTTTAGCAAACTCCACggctttacccaaaataataatacgctaatcgctttaggcgcacattttaataaatcttaccttcttaaactcgggtgcacatttatgtgacccaaatccaaatctcaacggagtcgaaatgtgtctctaattacgggtacattgattgtgacgtggtccgagatgcatgtccatgacgttgcaaattcctttaaaaaacaagaatgagatgagcctcgccgaataaaaatgcaaaatcgcggggccctcagtaaatatttgctttaaaattgcttagacttcggagggaccgtttagcaaaatttcacggccctacccaaagtaaaaattacgctagtcgctttaggcgcgcctttaataatttaattttcttaaaatttgggtgcatatttatgtgacccaaatccaaatctcaacagaattgaaatgtgccaacaaccacgggtgcattgatgtgacgtggttggagatgtgtttccatgatgttgcaattcttgataaaaaaatTTTATAATAATGATGACAaaagtggttaaaagttaaaacttgcacatgagctcataatcgtataaaatcagataaataagccgaatatgacagttgagcgaccgtgatagaaccatggaactcgggaatgcctaacaccttctcccgggttaatagaattccttatccagatttctggttcgcgggctgcaatacagagtcattcttttcctcgattcgggattaaattggtgacttgggacaccttaaatctcccaagtggcgactctgaaataaataaacaaatcccgtttcgattgtc contains:
- the LOC138886143 gene encoding uncharacterized protein; this translates as MASKDLDTRVVDPSREFVESESELKVEVQMLKQQMILTATDITPQPFHTLPTKITSYPAPLATHALVAPPPATFPRSSNEIVFKVPDAQHYAPEPTFKVSDPFSHTPHFEPPGETEKHAKTVEQDEISRKVKILDQSLRNIQGIGSQMSVSYKDLCLFHDVQLPARFKMPKVDLYDRHRDPVAHLRGYCSKMRGAGGKDKLLMAYFSQSLSRASLEWYTRQDVNKWYIWDDMAQVFSRHFQYNIEIVSDRMSLTKMEKKPSESFKEYGLRWREKAARVNPPMEEKEMVEYFLQAQEPTYFGHLISVVGKPFNDVVKIGEMVEDGLKSSKIMSYSALKATTQAIQNNTRSLLGQKEHDDVAMVLSGSGHGSTGPPHQYTQPQPQPQTYPQAPHNPPQYYPPNNVRSFVQPLGYSIWRAPALHNALLPSQHFEHLTTLENRGNEGNKGKEIVSRQSGSPTQACLKS